The region CAGGACCTGCCACGCCTCGGTGTGCGCCTGCTCGATGAGCGCGCGCACCTCGCGGTCGACGGCCTCCGACAGCGACGGCGAGTAGTCGCGGCCGCCACCCATGTCGCGGCCGAAGAAGGCCTCCGACTGCGCGCTGCCGAGCTTCACGGCGCCGATCGCGGCGGTCATGCCGTACTCGGTCACCATCTTGCGGGCGATGCCGGTCGCCTTCTCGATGTCGTTGCCGGCGCCGGTCGTCGGGTCGTGGAAGACGATCTCCTCGGCGACCCGGCCGCCCATCGCGTAGGTGAGCTGGTCGAGCAGCTCGTTGCGGGTGACGGAGTACTTGTCGTTGACCGGCAGCACCATCGTGTAGCCGAGGGCGCGGCCGCGCGGCAGGATCGTCACCTTCGTGACCGGGTCGGAGTGCCGCATCGCTGCCGCCGCGAGCGCGTGGCCGCCCTCGTGGTAGGCGGTGATGAGCCGCTCCTTGTCGTTCATGACGCGCGTGCGGCGCTGGGGGCCCGCCATCACGCGGTCGACGGCCTCGTCGAGCGCCTCGTCGGTGATCTGCGTGAGGTTGCCGCGCGCGGTGAGCAGCGCCGCCTCGTTGAGCACGTTCGCGAGGTCGGCGCCGGTGAAGCCGGGAGTCTTGCGCGCGAGCACCGACAGGTCGACGCCCTCGGCGATCGGCTTGCCCTTCGCGTGCACCTTCAGGATCGTCTCGCGGCCCTTCATGTCGGGGGCGTCGACGCCGATCTGGCGGTCGAAGCGGCCCGGGCGCAGCAGCGCGGGGTCGAGGATGTCGGGGCGGTTCGTCGCGGCGATGAGGATGACGTTCGTCTTGACGTCGAAGCCGTCCATCTCGACGAGCAGCTGGTTGAGCGTCTGCTCGCGCTCGTCATGCCCGCCGCCCAGGCCCGCGCCGCGCTGGCGGCCGACGGCGTCGATCTCGTCGACGAAGATGATCGCCGGTGCGTTCTCCTTCGCCTGCTCGAAGAGGTCGCGCACGCGGCTCGCGCCGACGCCGACGAACATCTCGACGAAGTCGGAGCCCGAGATCGAGTAGAACGGCACGCCCGCCTCGCCCGCGACGGCTCGCGCGAGGAGCGTCTTGCCGGTGCCGGGAGGGCCGTAGAGCAGCACGCCCTTCGGGATGCGCGCGCCGACCGCCTGGAACTTCGACGGGTCCTGCAGGAACTCCTTGATCTCGCCGAGCTCCTCGACCGCCTCGTCGGCACCCGCGACATCCGCGAACTTCACCTGCGGCATGTCCTTCGAGATGAGCTGGGCCTTCGACTTGCCGAACTGCATCACGCCGCGGTTGCCGCCCGAGAGCCGCGTCATGAAGAAGTAGAAGAGGGCGCCGAGCAGCAGCACCGGCAGCAGGATGCTGAACAGCGACAGCAGCCAGTTGGCCTGCGGCACCTCGTCGATGTAGCCGTTCTCGGGGTTCGCCGCGGTGATCGCGTCGACGAGCTCCTCGCCGCGCGGCTCGACGTAGTAGAACTGCACCCGCTCGCCGTACTCCTCGTGCGGCTCGCTGAGGGTGAGGTCGACGCGCTGCTCGCCGTCGACGATGCGCGCTTGCGCGATGTCGCCGTCGGCGATGAGCTGCATGCCGACGTCGGTCTGCACGGGCCGGTACTGCGGCGTCATGAAGAAGCTGAACGCGATGCCGACGATCAGGAGCGCGAGCACGATCCACGGGATGGGTCCGCGCAAGAACCTCTTGAAGCCCTTGTCCTTGTCCTTCTCAGTCGCCATTCGGACAGGCTATCGCCGCAGTCGGTGCGCCCATCCCGTGTTCGCTGTGGGCGGGCTGGCCGCTATCCCTCGAGCAGCTCGAGCGACATGACGATCGCCCGGAGCGTCGCGTACTCGGGGTCGGCGACGTACTGCTGCGCGGCGTCGAGCGAGGCCACGGCCCACGGCGAGCCGTCGCCCGAGCCGCTCGCGACGACCTCGGAGCCGAAGGACACGATGCCCGCGGACGTCTCGATCGCGTTCACGATCGGGCACTGCGGCCGCTGCGCGGCGTCGGCCGGCAGCAGCCCCATGCTGAAGACCCACTGGTCGCCGAGCTGCAGCGCTGCGGCGCCGTACGCAGCGCCGGCGACGCCGTCGATCGCGACCTCCTGTCGGTCGAGGCCGAGCGTGCGCCACCCGACCGGCGTGCCGGAGCCGTCGACGCACGTGCCGTCGCCCGTGTCGGGGTCCTCGGCGTAGCCGAGCTGCCGCTGCCCCGCGGGGCTGAGGACCTCGAGCCCGCCCGGCGCCTCGGCCACGGTCCACTCGGCCGGGATGCGGAAGGTCGCGCTGCCGCTCGGCACGGGGACCTGCTGCCAACCGGTCGTGTCGACCCCGGCGATCTCGGCCGGCAGCGACGACTCGACCTCTGGCGGCGCCTCGGCCGCGGGCGCCGTCGGCGGCGGCGCGGTGATGCCGGGCGGGATGGAGGGCCCGGCGTCGGGATCCGGCGACGGCGTGCCCGAGCAGCCGACGAGCACGAGCGCCACTCCGAGGAGGGCGAGGGGCGCGAGCGGACGGCGGAGCGGCTTCACGCGACCATCGTCCCAGACGCGCGCGCGAGCGCCGCTGTGAGCGCGCCGCCCTGCGGCGATCGCGCGAGCGCGACCCACGGCATCCGGCCTACTCGCCGGAGTAGACGTGCGGCGCCAGCACCCCGATGCCGCGCAGGTTGCGGTACTTCTCGGCGTAGTCGAGGCCGTAGCCGATGACGAACTCGTTGGGGATGTCGAAGCCGCAGTACTTCACGTCGACCTGCACCTTGAGCGCGTCGGGCTTGCGGAGCATCGTGCAGATCTCGACGGATGCGGCGCCGCGCGACTCGAGGTTGGCGCGCAGCCACGAGAGGGTCAGGCCCGAGTCGATGATGTCCTCGACGATGAGCACGTTGCGGCCGGTGAGGTCGCTGTCGAGGTCCTTCAGGATGCGGACGACGCCCGACGAGACAGTGCCCGAGCCGTAGGACGAGACCGCCATCCAGTCCATCTCGATGTGGCGCCGAAGCGCGCGGGCGAGATCGGCCATCACCATGACCGCGCCGCGCAGCACGCCGACGAGCAGGAGGTCCTTGCCCTCGTAGTCGGCCTCGATCTCGCGCGCGAGCTCCTGGAGCTTCGCGTGGAGCTCCTCCTCGGTGATGAGTGTCTTGGCGAGGTCGGCCTCGACGTGGCTGAAGTCCATCTGCGCTCCTGGCGGTCGGCGTGGGTGAGACAAACCTACCGGCGCGCACCGCTCCTCCGGCCGTCGCGCGTCAGCTCGTCTCGAAGGAGCGCAGGATCTCGATGATGGTCGCGTACTCGTCCGTCTCCATGTAGGCGCGGGCGTCGTCGAGCGAGTCGATCATCCAGAGCGGGTCCTCGCGCGGCATCGAGAAGTGCGTCCCCATGCTGACCGGATGCGCGGACGACATGCCGACGAAGTAGAGCTGGCATCCCGCGCCCTCGGACCGCGTCGTGCTCGTGATGCCGATGCCCATCTCCCATCGCTCGCCGATGGGCACGGCGACGGTCGCGATCACTGCGTCGTCCTCCTGCTCGAAGGGCATCGAAGCGGCAGGCTCGACCGCGAGCACGTCGAACGCGAGCGGCGCCTCGCACGAGCCCCCGATGTCGGGGAACTGCGCCATGCGCAGCAGCTGCTGGCCGTTCGGGGCGGTCAGCGTGGCTGCCTCCCACGGCGGCTCGTCGGGATCCGGGTGCGGCTCGGCGGTCGCCTCGAGCGTCCAGGTCGGCGGGTAGCGGAACGAGACGCTGCCGTCGCTCGAGGCGTGCTCGAGCCAGTCGTCCGTCATGACGAGCGGGTCTGCGCTCGCGCCCGGCTCGGCCGACGGATCTGTCGGGGCACTCGCGGAGGGTGCAGCCGTGAAGGACGGCGCGGGCTCGCTCGGCGCGGGCGCGGCTGCGCCGGCGCAGCCGGTGAGCGCGAGCAGCGCGGCGACGGCGGCGGCGATCGTGACAGCGCGTGTCATGGGGGTCCTCACGGGGTGACGGAAGACATCCTCACCCGTCGTGTCCCACCGTTGCCGTCGGATCGCGCCGAAGAGGTCACGATTCCGCAACGACCGCCGAGGAGTCGTCAAGCGGCGACGAAGACGAGCCTGCGGCCCTCGCGCGAGACGCGGATGCCGGGGAGGTGGATCGGCCCCTGGCCGTGCCAGTCGGTGACGAGGCGCGAGACCTCGAGCGTCTGCTGCCGCGTGAGCGCGGTGTGGAACTCGCTCTGCACCGCGAGCCGGATGATGCGCTGCCGCAGGGCAGGCGGGTTCGCACCGAGGCCGCCGACGTCGAGCGAGAGCCCGCCCTCGGCGTGCTCGACGAGGTCGCCGATCTGCTCCTGCGCGAAGTGCGCGAGCGCCTCGGCGTCCTCCCGCAGCGTGTCTGCCGTGCGGGTGAGGGCGAGCGCCACTCCCCCGCCGAGCACCTCGTCGAGCATCGGCAGCACCCGGTGCCGCACGCGCACGCGCAGGAAGCGCTCGTCGTCGTTGTGCGGGTCGCTCCACGGCTCGAGCCCCTGGTCGCGGCACGCCTGGTGCGTCGTCGCGCGCCGCACCTGCAGCAGCGGCCGCCGCAGGAAGCCGATGCGCGGGTGCATGCCCCACAGGCTCTCGGGACCAGAGCCGCGCGCGAGGCCGATGAGCACCGTCTCGGCCTGGTCGTCGAGCGTGTGCCCGAGGAGGACTGCGGATGCGCCGGTGTCCTTCCGCGCCTTGAGGAGCGCCGCGTAGCGGGCCTGACGGGCGGCCGCCTCAGGGCTCCCGTCGGGCGCGACCTGCACGGGCACGACGCGCACCGGGTCGAGGCCGAGCGCTCGCCCCTGCTCGGCCGCGCGCTCGGCGATCTCGGCGCTGCCCGCCTGCAGCTGGTGGTCGACGACGACGGCGCCGGCGCGCAGGCCGGCGCGCTGCGCCTCGAAGGCCGTCGCCCCGGCGAGCGCGAGCGAGTCGGCGCCGCCCGAGAGTGCGACGAGCACGAGGGCGCCCTCAGGAAGGTCGGCGAGGGCCTCGCGCACCGCCCGACGCACGTCGGCGACGGCAGGCGTCAGCCGCGGTCGACGGTCGCTTTCGGGCATGAAGTAACCTTATGCCGATTCCTCACCCCCACGAGAAGGAGCCGCTCTTGGCCGCCTACGACGTCGTCATCGAGATCCCGAAGGGGAGCCGCAACAAGTACGAGGTCGATCACGAGACGGGCCGCGTCTACCTCGACCGGGTGCTGTTCACGACCTTCGTCTACCCGACCGACTACGGCTTCTTCGAGGGCACGCTCGGCCTCGACGGCGACCCGGTCGACGCGCTCGTGCTGCTCGAGTACCCGGTGCCGCCGGGCGTCTTCGTGCGCGTGCGCCCCGTCGGCCAGCTCAACATGGAGGACGACGGCGGCATCGACACGAAGGTCATCTGCGTGCTCGAGAAGGACCCGCGCTGGGCGCACATCCAGGACATCGCCGACGTGCCGCAGCAGATCCGCGACGAGATCGAGCACTTCTTCCTGCACTACAAGGACCTCGAGCCCGGCAAGTGGGCGAAGCTCGGCGACTGGGAGGGCGCGGAGGCCGCCGAGGCGACCGTGCAGGCCGGCCTCGCCGCCTTCGACGCCGAGCACGGCGACCAGAGCGGCGAGGGCGTCGAGAAGCCCGAGGGCGGCCGCGACGTCACCGACTGACACCGATCGACCGAAGAGGGGCGCACCGCGAGGTGCGCCCCTCTTCGCGTCTGCACGCTCCGATGGCTGAGCCGCTCCGCGCCCGCAGGGCGCTGAGCGTGTCGAAGCCCGTCAGCGCAGGTAGACGCCCCGCGCGTTGAGGAACGGCTCCGGGTTCACGAGCCCGCCGTTCACGCGCACCTGGAAGTGCAGGTGGCATCCGGTCACGTGGCCGGTGCGGCCCTCGTAGCCGACGACCTGGCCCCGGCTCACGCGGGCGCCGTAGCCGACGCTCGCGGGCTGCGACATGTGGGCGTACTCGGTCTGGATGCCGCCGCCGTGGTTGATGTAGAGGATGTTCGCGCCGTAGATGTCACGACCGCGGAAGACGACCGTGCCTGCCGCCGCGGCGTAGATGGGTGCCCCGCAGCCCGCAGCGATGTCGATGCCGGCGTGGAGCTTGCGCCCCAGCACGCCGACCGGGTCGTTGCGCCAGCCGTAGGCGGAGGTGAACCGGCCGTACATCGGGGTCTGCCAACCGCTGCTCGCAGGCGGCGCCACGGGCACCGTGCCACCGCCGCCTGAGCCGCCGCTAGAACCGCCGCCGGAGCCTCCGCCCGATCCGCTGGAACCGGCAGCCGCAGCGGCTCGAGCCGCCTCCTCGGCGAGTCGTCTCGCCTCGGCCTCGGCGGCCGCCCGGGCAGCCGCCGCGCGGCGCTCCTCCTCGATGCGACGGAGTCGCTCCTGCTCTGCCAGCCACGCCCGGTGGCGCTGGCCCGCCTGGTAGTCGGCCTCGGTCGCTGCGCGGTTCTCCTCGAGCACCGCGAGCTGCGCCTCGAGCTGCGCCCGGTGCTCCTGCTCTCGGGCAACCGCCGCCTCAGCGGCGACGGCGGCGTCGGCCGCAGCGGCGAAGGCGGCGTCGGCCGCCTCCTTGAGCTCCTGCAGCGCATCGCGGGCGACGACCGCTTGCGCCTGGAGCGCCGACGCGGTGTTGGCGTCCTGCTGGGCCTGCTCGTAGAGCGAGTCGGCCGTGCCGGCGACGCGGTCCATGAGGTCGAGCCGGTAGAGCCAGGTGTCGGCGGAGCCGGGGTTGGCGAAGAGCTCGGCGCTCATGTCGCCCGTGCCGCCCGTGCGGGCGAGCTGCGCGGCGAGCTGGCCCGCGGCGAGCTCCGACTCATCAGCCCGCGCGAACGCGTCGTCGGCCTGCTGCTGCAGCCGCTCGGCGACCGCGACGGCCTCGTCGTACACGCGCTGCGCCTCGATGGCCTCGGCGGCCTTCTGGTCGGCGAAGGCGCGGGCGCTCGCGAGCTCGCTCTCGAGCTGCCCGATGAGCCCGCGGATGTCGGCGATCTGCTGGTTCTTCGCGACCTCATTGCCGCGCGCCTGCTCGACCTCGGCCCACGTCGGGAAGCCGTACTCGTCGACCGCCTCGGCCGACGGCACGACCGGGACGACGAAGCCGACCACGAGAGCCGCGACCGCGACCGTCGTCGCGAACGCTCGGCGGTAGCCGCGCAGATGGGCGCGGCCCCGTGCGACTCGGGCCGACTGGTCGGGCTCGTGCATCTCGCTCCTGCCGCAGCGCAGGGCTGCTGAAGACTCCATCGTGCACCCCGAATGCGCGTGGGCAACGACACAACGGAAGCAACCCTAGCAACTAGCATGTTCGACCTGAAGGTTGGCATTCGACGGATGCGATGAGGCGTGTCGCCCTGGAGCGGCGTCGGTTTGCACGCACCCCGGGTCTCATGTAACGTTTCCCCTCGGTAGTCATGTGCTCCGGCGCATGGCCCCATCGTTTAGCGGCCTAGGACACCGCCCTTTCACGGCGGCAGCACGGGTTCGAATCCCGTTGGGGTCACTCACTCGCGGATTCGTCTGTACGATGGGGACTACCGGAATGGCCCTGTAGCGCAGTTTGGTTAGCGCGCCGCCCTGTCACGGCGGAGGTCGCGGGTTCAAGTCCCGTCAGGGTCGCCATTGCCCTGGCCCTCTCGAGAGAGAGGGCCTTGTGCAAGGGCGGGCGAGAGCCCGCCTCGGCTCCTCGAGAGCCTGGCTCTGTAGCTCAGTTGGTAGAGCGTTCGACTGAAAATCGAAAGGTCACCGGATCGATGCCGGTCGGAGCCACCATCGACAAGCCCCCGCCTCGGCGGGGGCTTCGTCGTTCGGCGGGCAGCGGAGGCGTCAGTCGCCGATGAGCGCCCGGAGCGTCGGCGCGTCCTCGTTCGCTCCGAATGCCGGGAAGCCCGGCTGCAGCCGCAGGCCTGCTGCGAGCGAGTCGAGCACGACCGGATCGAAGCCGAAGTCGTCGACGAGCTGCGCCACGAGCCGCACATCCTCCGGGCTGTCGCCCGCGACGGCGATCGCGCGCCGCTGCGGGCTCCCGGCCGAGCGCGGCCAGTCGGCGAGG is a window of Agrococcus sp. Marseille-Q4369 DNA encoding:
- the tilS gene encoding tRNA lysidine(34) synthetase TilS, translating into MPESDRRPRLTPAVADVRRAVREALADLPEGALVLVALSGGADSLALAGATAFEAQRAGLRAGAVVVDHQLQAGSAEIAERAAEQGRALGLDPVRVVPVQVAPDGSPEAAARQARYAALLKARKDTGASAVLLGHTLDDQAETVLIGLARGSGPESLWGMHPRIGFLRRPLLQVRRATTHQACRDQGLEPWSDPHNDDERFLRVRVRHRVLPMLDEVLGGGVALALTRTADTLREDAEALAHFAQEQIGDLVEHAEGGLSLDVGGLGANPPALRQRIIRLAVQSEFHTALTRQQTLEVSRLVTDWHGQGPIHLPGIRVSREGRRLVFVAA
- the ftsH gene encoding ATP-dependent zinc metalloprotease FtsH, producing MATEKDKDKGFKRFLRGPIPWIVLALLIVGIAFSFFMTPQYRPVQTDVGMQLIADGDIAQARIVDGEQRVDLTLSEPHEEYGERVQFYYVEPRGEELVDAITAANPENGYIDEVPQANWLLSLFSILLPVLLLGALFYFFMTRLSGGNRGVMQFGKSKAQLISKDMPQVKFADVAGADEAVEELGEIKEFLQDPSKFQAVGARIPKGVLLYGPPGTGKTLLARAVAGEAGVPFYSISGSDFVEMFVGVGASRVRDLFEQAKENAPAIIFVDEIDAVGRQRGAGLGGGHDEREQTLNQLLVEMDGFDVKTNVILIAATNRPDILDPALLRPGRFDRQIGVDAPDMKGRETILKVHAKGKPIAEGVDLSVLARKTPGFTGADLANVLNEAALLTARGNLTQITDEALDEAVDRVMAGPQRRTRVMNDKERLITAYHEGGHALAAAAMRHSDPVTKVTILPRGRALGYTMVLPVNDKYSVTRNELLDQLTYAMGGRVAEEIVFHDPTTGAGNDIEKATGIARKMVTEYGMTAAIGAVKLGSAQSEAFFGRDMGGGRDYSPSLSEAVDREVRALIEQAHTEAWQVLNKNRDVLDRLAGELLERETLDHIRLAEIFHDVEKLPERPQWLSHPDRPVSDRPPIELPVSQHVDEVVEPDVATEPAG
- a CDS encoding inorganic diphosphatase, which codes for MAAYDVVIEIPKGSRNKYEVDHETGRVYLDRVLFTTFVYPTDYGFFEGTLGLDGDPVDALVLLEYPVPPGVFVRVRPVGQLNMEDDGGIDTKVICVLEKDPRWAHIQDIADVPQQIRDEIEHFFLHYKDLEPGKWAKLGDWEGAEAAEATVQAGLAAFDAEHGDQSGEGVEKPEGGRDVTD
- the hpt gene encoding hypoxanthine phosphoribosyltransferase gives rise to the protein MDFSHVEADLAKTLITEEELHAKLQELAREIEADYEGKDLLLVGVLRGAVMVMADLARALRRHIEMDWMAVSSYGSGTVSSGVVRILKDLDSDLTGRNVLIVEDIIDSGLTLSWLRANLESRGAASVEICTMLRKPDALKVQVDVKYCGFDIPNEFVIGYGLDYAEKYRNLRGIGVLAPHVYSGE
- a CDS encoding peptidoglycan DD-metalloendopeptidase family protein, producing the protein MHEPDQSARVARGRAHLRGYRRAFATTVAVAALVVGFVVPVVPSAEAVDEYGFPTWAEVEQARGNEVAKNQQIADIRGLIGQLESELASARAFADQKAAEAIEAQRVYDEAVAVAERLQQQADDAFARADESELAAGQLAAQLARTGGTGDMSAELFANPGSADTWLYRLDLMDRVAGTADSLYEQAQQDANTASALQAQAVVARDALQELKEAADAAFAAAADAAVAAEAAVAREQEHRAQLEAQLAVLEENRAATEADYQAGQRHRAWLAEQERLRRIEEERRAAAARAAAEAEARRLAEEAARAAAAAGSSGSGGGSGGGSSGGSGGGGTVPVAPPASSGWQTPMYGRFTSAYGWRNDPVGVLGRKLHAGIDIAAGCGAPIYAAAAGTVVFRGRDIYGANILYINHGGGIQTEYAHMSQPASVGYGARVSRGQVVGYEGRTGHVTGCHLHFQVRVNGGLVNPEPFLNARGVYLR